In Solanum lycopersicum chromosome 5, SLM_r2.1, the following are encoded in one genomic region:
- the LOC101253486 gene encoding paired amphipathic helix protein Sin3-like 3 isoform X1, producing MSSQLKRPVVVSSRGEPSGQSPMMGGGSANKLTTNDALSYLKSVKEIFQDRRDKYDEFLDVMKDFKSQRIDTSGVIARVKDLFKGHRTLILGFNTFLPKGYEITNPEDEAPVKKPVEFEEAISFVNKIKTRFQGDDFVYKSFLDILNLYRKENKAIAEVYNEVSYLFRGHADLLEEFTHFLPDAMAAARARNAQAHRAPIMRYDEKSSSMTAARHMHVEKKATSLVVRENAVDRSDPEYEETTMRTERERRERQYEDRELDRKSVHRDVAVDQFEPSMQDHGFAYCERVKERLQDMGERKQFFKCLNFYCKEGVTRTQLQSGVSSLLQKHPDLMEGFDEFISHCERTDGYLAAILSKTQSLWSDEPNPKSEKVEDRDKDRDCEWEERNRLRETRERDRPVAYATRDAQGQKMSLYSKDKYAAKPIHELDLSNCDSCSPSYRLLPKNYPIPLASQKTDIGAEVLNDHWVSVTSGSEDYSFKHMRKNQYEESLFRCEDDRFELDMLLESVNATTRRVEELLNKINDNTISSDSHIRIEEHFTALNLRCIERLYGDHGLDVMDVLRKNAPLALPVILTRLKQKQEEWARCRSDFNKVWAEIYAKNYHKSLDHRSFYFKQQDTKSLSTKALLAEIKEISENKCKEDDVLLSVAAGNGQPIITHLEFEYPDSDIHEDLYQIIKYSCIEVCTREQLDKVMKIWTTFLEPIFGVLRPPQGEVDGVDVEKAKNLNAKDKTAIEGKKVGSPASGSGMNCRQSSSRNGDELPTSEHVISSRVQIADGENGFKDDSSPNVNGVMLKIATSKNLLHHGKSDANLNMADGASGLSREAFCADPLVLSNSTTVGESHGRVCIETASGHGAGTSRPSGSTIKREPEIVSSNDSKDGGFVDPKAEGIKVEKCLEESVGKCKLEREEGELTPNGDFEDNFTPSSEGGQNVSHSLKGSSSSKLYQSGHGEEKNCGGDRGCENDADEEGEASAHGTSEDSENASENCDVSGSESANGEGSHEEREEDGDNDVNDNKVESEGEVEGTADAHDAEGDGAVMPFSERLLHTSRPLTKHVPSIFHVREKESRIFYGNDSFYVLFRLHQTLYERLQKAKSHSSSAEHRWRVSNAINPTESYSRFRSALYNLLDGSSDNAKFEDDCRAIIGAQSYLLFTLDKLIYKIVKQLQTIATDELEGKLLQLYTYEISRKSSTFSDVVYHENVRALLHDETIYRIACSSKKTRLSIQLMDYVYDKPEMSAVTMDPNFAAYMSNELLSVIPQKENPGVFLTRNKRKSGVRDETFTSEAMEGLKFFNGLECKIACSSSKVSYVLDTEDFLIRSRKRRRILKENLLSNGHSECLNKSNKIQRFRRLLSVEHAHFA from the exons ATGAGTTCTCAACTCAAACGCCCTGTTGTTGTTTCATCCCGTGGTGAACC TTCTGGGCAATCTCCTATGATGGGGGGAGGTAGCGCGAACAAGCTAACAACAAACGATGCACTTTCGTATCTCAAGTCAGTGAAGGAAATTTTTCAGGACAGAAGGGACAAGTATGATGAGTTTCTTGATGTCATGAAAGATTTCAAGTCTCAAAG AATTGATACTTCTGGTGTCATAGCGAGGGTGAAGGATTTATTCAAAGGGCATCGAACCTTAATTTTGGGTTTCAATACATTTTTGCCCAAGGGATATGAGATCACTAATCCAGAGGATGAAGCTCCAGTGAAAAAACCAGTTGAATTTGAAGAAGCAATCAGTTTTGTAAACAAGATAAAG ACTAGATTTCAAGGCGATGATTTCGTATATAAGTCGTTTCTtgatattttgaatttgtatagaAAGGAAAACAAGGCTATTGCAGAAGTTTATAACGAG GTCTCCTACCTTTTCCGTGGCCATGCTGATTTGCTTGAAGAGTTCACCCACTTTTTACCTGATGCCATGGCAGCAGCCCGAGCTCGTAATGCTCAAGCTCATAGGGCCCCTATCATGCGTTATGATGAGAAAAGCTCTTCGATGACTGCAGCAAGGCACATGCATGTTGAGAAG AAGGCTACTTCACTAGTTGTCCGGGAGAATGCTGTTGATCGGTCTGATCCAGAATATGAAGAAACAACGATGAGAACTGAAAGGGAAAGAAGGGAACGACAGTATGAGGATAGAGAGCTGGACAGAAAATCTGTTCATAGAGATGTTGCTGTTGACCAGTTTGAACCTA GTATGCAGGACCATGGTTTTGCTTACTGTGAGCGGGTTAAGGAAAGGTTACAGGATATGGGAGAacgaaaacaattttttaagtgCCTTAATTTCTATTGCAAAGAAGGGGTTACAAGAACACAATTACAATCTGGG GTTAGCAGCTTACTTCAGAAACATCCAGATCTCATGGAAGGATTTGATGAATTTATTTCTCATTGTGAGAGGACAG ATGGATATCTTGCTGCTATTCTGAGCAAAACAC AGTCCTTATGGAGTGATGAACCCAATCCCAAGTCTGAGAAAGTAGAAGACAGGGACAAAGACCGAGATTGCGAGTGGGAAGAAAGGAATAGACTTCGTGAGACAAGAGAAAGAGATAGACCTGTTGCTTATGCAACTAGAGATGCACAAGGGCAGAAGATGTCGTTGTATAGCAAGGATAAATACGCAGCAAAACCTATACATGAACTTGATCTCTCTAACTGTGACAGTTGCTCCCCAAGTTATCGGCTTCTTCCAAAGAAT TATCCAATTCCTTTAGCGAGTCAGAAAACAGATATTGGTGCCGAAGTATTAAATGATCATTGGGTATCCGTGACATCAGGAAGTGAGGATTACTCTTTTAAACATATGCGCAAAAACCAGTATGAAGAGAGCTTGTTCCGATGCGAAGATGACAG GTTTGAGCTGGATATGCTTTTAGAGTCTGTCAATGCAACAACAAGACGCGTTGAAGAATTGCTCAACAAGATCAATGATAATACTATTTCAAGTGATAGTCATATCCGTATTGAAGAACATTTTACTG CTCTGAATCTAAGGTGCATTGAACGTCTTTATGGTGACCATGGGCTTGATGTTATGGATGTGTTGAGGAAGAATGCACCACTTGCCCTTCCAGTTATACTTACTCGCTTAAAGCAGAAACAAGAGGAGTGGGCGAGGTGTCGTTCTGATTTTAATAAAGTTTGGGCTGAGATTTATGCTAAGAACTATCACAAATCACTGGATCATCGTAGCTTTTATTTCAAGCAGCAGGACACAAAAAGCTTGAGCACTAAAG CACTGCTGGCTGAGATCAAAGAAATTAGTGAAAATAAGTGCAAAGAAGATGATGTGCTGCTATCTGTTGCTGCTGGAAATGGGCAACCAATTATCACACATCTGGAGTTCGAGTATCCTGATTCTGACATCCACGAAGACCTTTATCAAATCATCAAGTATTCATGTATAGAAGTTTGTACAAGAGAACAGTTGGATAAAGTCATGAAGATTTGGACCACCTTCCTGGAACCAATATTTGGTGTTCTTCGTCCGCCTCAGGGTGAAGTGGATGGTGTAGATGTTGAAAAGGCTAAAAATCTTAATGCTAAAGATAAAACAGCAATTGAAGGGAAAAAGGTTGGTAGCCCTGCCAGTGGCTCGGGCATGAATTGCAGACAAAGCAGTTCCAGGAATGGAGATGAACTGCCTACATCTGAGCATGTAATTTCTTCCAGAGTTCAGATAGCAGATGGTGAAAATGGGTTCAAGGATGATAGCTCTCCTAATGTAAATGGTGTAATGCTGAAAATCGCAACTTCGAAGAACCTCCTTCATCATGGAAAATCAGACGCTAATCTAAACATGGCAGATGGGGCATCTGGCCTCAGCAGAGAGGCTTTTTGTGCTGACCCGCTAGTGCTTTCAAACAGCACTACTGTGGGGGAAAGCCATGGAAGAGTCTGTATAGAAACTGCTTCAG GGCATGGTGCAGGCACTTCCAGACCTAGTGGTTCCACAATCAAACGTGAACCTGAGATAGTATCATCTAATGACTCAAAG GACGGAGGGTTCGTGGACCCAAAGGCAGAAGGTATCAAAGTTGAGAAATGTCTTGAGGAATCCGTAGGAAAATGTAAACTTGAGCGAGAAGAGGGTGAATTAACTCCAAATGGTGATTTTGAGGATAATTTTACACCATCGAGTGAAGGTGGTCAAAATGTATCGCATAGTTTAAAGGGAAGTTCAAGTAGTAAGCTATACCAAAGTGGACatggagaagaaaaaaattgcgGTGGAGACAGAGGATGTGAGAATGATGCTGATGAAGAAGGCGAAGCGAGTGCTCATGGGACATCAGAGGACAGTGAGAATGCTTCTGAGAATTGTGATGTTTCAGGTAGTGAGTCTGCTAATGGAGAAGGTTCTCATGAAGAGCGTGAAGAAGATGGGGACAATGATGTGAATGATAACAAGGTAGAGAGTGAAGGAGAGGTGGAAGGTACTGCTGATGCCCATGATGCTGAAGGAGATGGTGCTGTTATGCCATTTTCAGAACGCCTTCTACATACATCCAGGCCTCTAACCAAGCACGTTCCTTCTATATTTCATGTCAGGGAGAAGGAATCACGTATATTTTATGGAAATGATTCATTTTATGTGCTGTTCAGACTTCACCAG ACATTGTATGAAAGACTACAGAAAGCAAAATCACATTCTTCATCAGCTGAACACAGATGGAGAGTCTCGAATGCAATCAACCCCACTGAATCATATTCCAG ATTCAGGAGTGCACTTTATAACCTACTTGATGGTTCCTCTGACAATGCAAAGTTCGAGGATGACTGCCGAGCTATTATTGGGGCTCAGTCATATCTTCTCTTCACCTTAGACAAGCTGATATACAAAATTGTAAAACAG CTTCAGACGATTGCAACTGATGAGTTGGAAGGTAAACTTCTCCAACTATATACATATGAAATCTCAAGAAAGTCTAGCACATTTTCAGATGTAGTTTACCATGAAAATGTGCGTGCCCTTCTTCATGACGAGACCATATACAGAATAGCATGT TCATCTAAAAAAACGCGTCTTTCTATACAACTCATGGACTATGTTTACGACAAGCCTGAGATGTCTGCTGTTACAATGGACCCAAATTTTGCAGCTTATATGAGCAATGAACTCCTCTCTGTTATTCCTCAGAAGGAGAACCCTGGGGTGTTCTTGACAAG AAATAAACGGAAGTCAGGAGTTAGAGATGAAACTTTTACATCCGAGGCTATGGAAggacttaaattttttaatggtcTAGAATGTAAGATAGCATGCAGTTCATCAAAG GTCTCTTACGTCTTAGACACTGaagatttcttgatacgttcaAGAAAAAGGCGAAGAATATTAAAGGAGAATCTTTTGTCTAATGGCCATTCAGAGTGTTTGAACAAGTCTAATAAAATACAACGCTTCCGCAGATTGCTTTCAGTTGAACATGCACATTTTGCATAA
- the LOC101253486 gene encoding paired amphipathic helix protein Sin3-like 3 isoform X2, whose amino-acid sequence MSSQLKRPVVVSSRGEPSGQSPMMGGGSANKLTTNDALSYLKSVKEIFQDRRDKYDEFLDVMKDFKSQRIDTSGVIARVKDLFKGHRTLILGFNTFLPKGYEITNPEDEAPVKKPVEFEEAISFVNKIKTRFQGDDFVYKSFLDILNLYRKENKAIAEVYNEVSYLFRGHADLLEEFTHFLPDAMAAARARNAQAHRAPIMRYDEKSSSMTAARHMHVEKATSLVVRENAVDRSDPEYEETTMRTERERRERQYEDRELDRKSVHRDVAVDQFEPSMQDHGFAYCERVKERLQDMGERKQFFKCLNFYCKEGVTRTQLQSGVSSLLQKHPDLMEGFDEFISHCERTDGYLAAILSKTQSLWSDEPNPKSEKVEDRDKDRDCEWEERNRLRETRERDRPVAYATRDAQGQKMSLYSKDKYAAKPIHELDLSNCDSCSPSYRLLPKNYPIPLASQKTDIGAEVLNDHWVSVTSGSEDYSFKHMRKNQYEESLFRCEDDRFELDMLLESVNATTRRVEELLNKINDNTISSDSHIRIEEHFTALNLRCIERLYGDHGLDVMDVLRKNAPLALPVILTRLKQKQEEWARCRSDFNKVWAEIYAKNYHKSLDHRSFYFKQQDTKSLSTKALLAEIKEISENKCKEDDVLLSVAAGNGQPIITHLEFEYPDSDIHEDLYQIIKYSCIEVCTREQLDKVMKIWTTFLEPIFGVLRPPQGEVDGVDVEKAKNLNAKDKTAIEGKKVGSPASGSGMNCRQSSSRNGDELPTSEHVISSRVQIADGENGFKDDSSPNVNGVMLKIATSKNLLHHGKSDANLNMADGASGLSREAFCADPLVLSNSTTVGESHGRVCIETASGHGAGTSRPSGSTIKREPEIVSSNDSKDGGFVDPKAEGIKVEKCLEESVGKCKLEREEGELTPNGDFEDNFTPSSEGGQNVSHSLKGSSSSKLYQSGHGEEKNCGGDRGCENDADEEGEASAHGTSEDSENASENCDVSGSESANGEGSHEEREEDGDNDVNDNKVESEGEVEGTADAHDAEGDGAVMPFSERLLHTSRPLTKHVPSIFHVREKESRIFYGNDSFYVLFRLHQTLYERLQKAKSHSSSAEHRWRVSNAINPTESYSRFRSALYNLLDGSSDNAKFEDDCRAIIGAQSYLLFTLDKLIYKIVKQLQTIATDELEGKLLQLYTYEISRKSSTFSDVVYHENVRALLHDETIYRIACSSKKTRLSIQLMDYVYDKPEMSAVTMDPNFAAYMSNELLSVIPQKENPGVFLTRNKRKSGVRDETFTSEAMEGLKFFNGLECKIACSSSKVSYVLDTEDFLIRSRKRRRILKENLLSNGHSECLNKSNKIQRFRRLLSVEHAHFA is encoded by the exons ATGAGTTCTCAACTCAAACGCCCTGTTGTTGTTTCATCCCGTGGTGAACC TTCTGGGCAATCTCCTATGATGGGGGGAGGTAGCGCGAACAAGCTAACAACAAACGATGCACTTTCGTATCTCAAGTCAGTGAAGGAAATTTTTCAGGACAGAAGGGACAAGTATGATGAGTTTCTTGATGTCATGAAAGATTTCAAGTCTCAAAG AATTGATACTTCTGGTGTCATAGCGAGGGTGAAGGATTTATTCAAAGGGCATCGAACCTTAATTTTGGGTTTCAATACATTTTTGCCCAAGGGATATGAGATCACTAATCCAGAGGATGAAGCTCCAGTGAAAAAACCAGTTGAATTTGAAGAAGCAATCAGTTTTGTAAACAAGATAAAG ACTAGATTTCAAGGCGATGATTTCGTATATAAGTCGTTTCTtgatattttgaatttgtatagaAAGGAAAACAAGGCTATTGCAGAAGTTTATAACGAG GTCTCCTACCTTTTCCGTGGCCATGCTGATTTGCTTGAAGAGTTCACCCACTTTTTACCTGATGCCATGGCAGCAGCCCGAGCTCGTAATGCTCAAGCTCATAGGGCCCCTATCATGCGTTATGATGAGAAAAGCTCTTCGATGACTGCAGCAAGGCACATGCATGTTGAGAAG GCTACTTCACTAGTTGTCCGGGAGAATGCTGTTGATCGGTCTGATCCAGAATATGAAGAAACAACGATGAGAACTGAAAGGGAAAGAAGGGAACGACAGTATGAGGATAGAGAGCTGGACAGAAAATCTGTTCATAGAGATGTTGCTGTTGACCAGTTTGAACCTA GTATGCAGGACCATGGTTTTGCTTACTGTGAGCGGGTTAAGGAAAGGTTACAGGATATGGGAGAacgaaaacaattttttaagtgCCTTAATTTCTATTGCAAAGAAGGGGTTACAAGAACACAATTACAATCTGGG GTTAGCAGCTTACTTCAGAAACATCCAGATCTCATGGAAGGATTTGATGAATTTATTTCTCATTGTGAGAGGACAG ATGGATATCTTGCTGCTATTCTGAGCAAAACAC AGTCCTTATGGAGTGATGAACCCAATCCCAAGTCTGAGAAAGTAGAAGACAGGGACAAAGACCGAGATTGCGAGTGGGAAGAAAGGAATAGACTTCGTGAGACAAGAGAAAGAGATAGACCTGTTGCTTATGCAACTAGAGATGCACAAGGGCAGAAGATGTCGTTGTATAGCAAGGATAAATACGCAGCAAAACCTATACATGAACTTGATCTCTCTAACTGTGACAGTTGCTCCCCAAGTTATCGGCTTCTTCCAAAGAAT TATCCAATTCCTTTAGCGAGTCAGAAAACAGATATTGGTGCCGAAGTATTAAATGATCATTGGGTATCCGTGACATCAGGAAGTGAGGATTACTCTTTTAAACATATGCGCAAAAACCAGTATGAAGAGAGCTTGTTCCGATGCGAAGATGACAG GTTTGAGCTGGATATGCTTTTAGAGTCTGTCAATGCAACAACAAGACGCGTTGAAGAATTGCTCAACAAGATCAATGATAATACTATTTCAAGTGATAGTCATATCCGTATTGAAGAACATTTTACTG CTCTGAATCTAAGGTGCATTGAACGTCTTTATGGTGACCATGGGCTTGATGTTATGGATGTGTTGAGGAAGAATGCACCACTTGCCCTTCCAGTTATACTTACTCGCTTAAAGCAGAAACAAGAGGAGTGGGCGAGGTGTCGTTCTGATTTTAATAAAGTTTGGGCTGAGATTTATGCTAAGAACTATCACAAATCACTGGATCATCGTAGCTTTTATTTCAAGCAGCAGGACACAAAAAGCTTGAGCACTAAAG CACTGCTGGCTGAGATCAAAGAAATTAGTGAAAATAAGTGCAAAGAAGATGATGTGCTGCTATCTGTTGCTGCTGGAAATGGGCAACCAATTATCACACATCTGGAGTTCGAGTATCCTGATTCTGACATCCACGAAGACCTTTATCAAATCATCAAGTATTCATGTATAGAAGTTTGTACAAGAGAACAGTTGGATAAAGTCATGAAGATTTGGACCACCTTCCTGGAACCAATATTTGGTGTTCTTCGTCCGCCTCAGGGTGAAGTGGATGGTGTAGATGTTGAAAAGGCTAAAAATCTTAATGCTAAAGATAAAACAGCAATTGAAGGGAAAAAGGTTGGTAGCCCTGCCAGTGGCTCGGGCATGAATTGCAGACAAAGCAGTTCCAGGAATGGAGATGAACTGCCTACATCTGAGCATGTAATTTCTTCCAGAGTTCAGATAGCAGATGGTGAAAATGGGTTCAAGGATGATAGCTCTCCTAATGTAAATGGTGTAATGCTGAAAATCGCAACTTCGAAGAACCTCCTTCATCATGGAAAATCAGACGCTAATCTAAACATGGCAGATGGGGCATCTGGCCTCAGCAGAGAGGCTTTTTGTGCTGACCCGCTAGTGCTTTCAAACAGCACTACTGTGGGGGAAAGCCATGGAAGAGTCTGTATAGAAACTGCTTCAG GGCATGGTGCAGGCACTTCCAGACCTAGTGGTTCCACAATCAAACGTGAACCTGAGATAGTATCATCTAATGACTCAAAG GACGGAGGGTTCGTGGACCCAAAGGCAGAAGGTATCAAAGTTGAGAAATGTCTTGAGGAATCCGTAGGAAAATGTAAACTTGAGCGAGAAGAGGGTGAATTAACTCCAAATGGTGATTTTGAGGATAATTTTACACCATCGAGTGAAGGTGGTCAAAATGTATCGCATAGTTTAAAGGGAAGTTCAAGTAGTAAGCTATACCAAAGTGGACatggagaagaaaaaaattgcgGTGGAGACAGAGGATGTGAGAATGATGCTGATGAAGAAGGCGAAGCGAGTGCTCATGGGACATCAGAGGACAGTGAGAATGCTTCTGAGAATTGTGATGTTTCAGGTAGTGAGTCTGCTAATGGAGAAGGTTCTCATGAAGAGCGTGAAGAAGATGGGGACAATGATGTGAATGATAACAAGGTAGAGAGTGAAGGAGAGGTGGAAGGTACTGCTGATGCCCATGATGCTGAAGGAGATGGTGCTGTTATGCCATTTTCAGAACGCCTTCTACATACATCCAGGCCTCTAACCAAGCACGTTCCTTCTATATTTCATGTCAGGGAGAAGGAATCACGTATATTTTATGGAAATGATTCATTTTATGTGCTGTTCAGACTTCACCAG ACATTGTATGAAAGACTACAGAAAGCAAAATCACATTCTTCATCAGCTGAACACAGATGGAGAGTCTCGAATGCAATCAACCCCACTGAATCATATTCCAG ATTCAGGAGTGCACTTTATAACCTACTTGATGGTTCCTCTGACAATGCAAAGTTCGAGGATGACTGCCGAGCTATTATTGGGGCTCAGTCATATCTTCTCTTCACCTTAGACAAGCTGATATACAAAATTGTAAAACAG CTTCAGACGATTGCAACTGATGAGTTGGAAGGTAAACTTCTCCAACTATATACATATGAAATCTCAAGAAAGTCTAGCACATTTTCAGATGTAGTTTACCATGAAAATGTGCGTGCCCTTCTTCATGACGAGACCATATACAGAATAGCATGT TCATCTAAAAAAACGCGTCTTTCTATACAACTCATGGACTATGTTTACGACAAGCCTGAGATGTCTGCTGTTACAATGGACCCAAATTTTGCAGCTTATATGAGCAATGAACTCCTCTCTGTTATTCCTCAGAAGGAGAACCCTGGGGTGTTCTTGACAAG AAATAAACGGAAGTCAGGAGTTAGAGATGAAACTTTTACATCCGAGGCTATGGAAggacttaaattttttaatggtcTAGAATGTAAGATAGCATGCAGTTCATCAAAG GTCTCTTACGTCTTAGACACTGaagatttcttgatacgttcaAGAAAAAGGCGAAGAATATTAAAGGAGAATCTTTTGTCTAATGGCCATTCAGAGTGTTTGAACAAGTCTAATAAAATACAACGCTTCCGCAGATTGCTTTCAGTTGAACATGCACATTTTGCATAA
- the LOC101253486 gene encoding paired amphipathic helix protein Sin3-like 4 isoform X3 — translation MSSQLKRPVVVSSRGEPSGQSPMMGGGSANKLTTNDALSYLKSVKEIFQDRRDKYDEFLDVMKDFKSQRIDTSGVIARVKDLFKGHRTLILGFNTFLPKGYEITNPEDEAPVKKPVEFEEAISFVNKIKTRFQGDDFVYKSFLDILNLYRKENKAIAEVYNEVSYLFRGHADLLEEFTHFLPDAMAAARARNAQAHRAPIMRYDEKSSSMTAARHMHVEKKATSLVVRENAVDRSDPEYEETTMRTERERRERQYEDRELDRKSVHRDVAVDQFEPSMQDHGFAYCERVKERLQDMGERKQFFKCLNFYCKEGVTRTQLQSGVSSLLQKHPDLMEGFDEFISHCERTDGYLAAILSKTQSLWSDEPNPKSEKVEDRDKDRDCEWEERNRLRETRERDRPVAYATRDAQGQKMSLYSKDKYAAKPIHELDLSNCDSCSPSYRLLPKNYPIPLASQKTDIGAEVLNDHWVSVTSGSEDYSFKHMRKNQYEESLFRCEDDRFELDMLLESVNATTRRVEELLNKINDNTISSDSHIRIEEHFTALNLRCIERLYGDHGLDVMDVLRKNAPLALPVILTRLKQKQEEWARCRSDFNKVWAEIYAKNYHKSLDHRSFYFKQQDTKSLSTKEAHLELLCGKRSFERS, via the exons ATGAGTTCTCAACTCAAACGCCCTGTTGTTGTTTCATCCCGTGGTGAACC TTCTGGGCAATCTCCTATGATGGGGGGAGGTAGCGCGAACAAGCTAACAACAAACGATGCACTTTCGTATCTCAAGTCAGTGAAGGAAATTTTTCAGGACAGAAGGGACAAGTATGATGAGTTTCTTGATGTCATGAAAGATTTCAAGTCTCAAAG AATTGATACTTCTGGTGTCATAGCGAGGGTGAAGGATTTATTCAAAGGGCATCGAACCTTAATTTTGGGTTTCAATACATTTTTGCCCAAGGGATATGAGATCACTAATCCAGAGGATGAAGCTCCAGTGAAAAAACCAGTTGAATTTGAAGAAGCAATCAGTTTTGTAAACAAGATAAAG ACTAGATTTCAAGGCGATGATTTCGTATATAAGTCGTTTCTtgatattttgaatttgtatagaAAGGAAAACAAGGCTATTGCAGAAGTTTATAACGAG GTCTCCTACCTTTTCCGTGGCCATGCTGATTTGCTTGAAGAGTTCACCCACTTTTTACCTGATGCCATGGCAGCAGCCCGAGCTCGTAATGCTCAAGCTCATAGGGCCCCTATCATGCGTTATGATGAGAAAAGCTCTTCGATGACTGCAGCAAGGCACATGCATGTTGAGAAG AAGGCTACTTCACTAGTTGTCCGGGAGAATGCTGTTGATCGGTCTGATCCAGAATATGAAGAAACAACGATGAGAACTGAAAGGGAAAGAAGGGAACGACAGTATGAGGATAGAGAGCTGGACAGAAAATCTGTTCATAGAGATGTTGCTGTTGACCAGTTTGAACCTA GTATGCAGGACCATGGTTTTGCTTACTGTGAGCGGGTTAAGGAAAGGTTACAGGATATGGGAGAacgaaaacaattttttaagtgCCTTAATTTCTATTGCAAAGAAGGGGTTACAAGAACACAATTACAATCTGGG GTTAGCAGCTTACTTCAGAAACATCCAGATCTCATGGAAGGATTTGATGAATTTATTTCTCATTGTGAGAGGACAG ATGGATATCTTGCTGCTATTCTGAGCAAAACAC AGTCCTTATGGAGTGATGAACCCAATCCCAAGTCTGAGAAAGTAGAAGACAGGGACAAAGACCGAGATTGCGAGTGGGAAGAAAGGAATAGACTTCGTGAGACAAGAGAAAGAGATAGACCTGTTGCTTATGCAACTAGAGATGCACAAGGGCAGAAGATGTCGTTGTATAGCAAGGATAAATACGCAGCAAAACCTATACATGAACTTGATCTCTCTAACTGTGACAGTTGCTCCCCAAGTTATCGGCTTCTTCCAAAGAAT TATCCAATTCCTTTAGCGAGTCAGAAAACAGATATTGGTGCCGAAGTATTAAATGATCATTGGGTATCCGTGACATCAGGAAGTGAGGATTACTCTTTTAAACATATGCGCAAAAACCAGTATGAAGAGAGCTTGTTCCGATGCGAAGATGACAG GTTTGAGCTGGATATGCTTTTAGAGTCTGTCAATGCAACAACAAGACGCGTTGAAGAATTGCTCAACAAGATCAATGATAATACTATTTCAAGTGATAGTCATATCCGTATTGAAGAACATTTTACTG CTCTGAATCTAAGGTGCATTGAACGTCTTTATGGTGACCATGGGCTTGATGTTATGGATGTGTTGAGGAAGAATGCACCACTTGCCCTTCCAGTTATACTTACTCGCTTAAAGCAGAAACAAGAGGAGTGGGCGAGGTGTCGTTCTGATTTTAATAAAGTTTGGGCTGAGATTTATGCTAAGAACTATCACAAATCACTGGATCATCGTAGCTTTTATTTCAAGCAGCAGGACACAAAAAGCTTGAGCACTAAAG AAGCACATCTTGAATTGTTATGTGGAAAACGATCATTTGAGAGATCATAG